The DNA segment TTTGAGGTCAAATCGAACGGCATAACGGACCTCGAAATCGGTGATGCTTTCCGTGATCATATCGCTTGGAATAGTAGCTTCATCTTGAGAGGTCAATAACGTTCTCATTATGTTCAGGAAACTTAAATAAGCATCGAATACATCCTCTTCGTTGGCGTTTTGTAACTGTGACATTAGGGATTCAATGTCGGGCTTAATACCCGGGCATACGGCATTACTGTACACCGCGATATCTCTGTTGATCAAAGACATGCCACTTAGGTGTTCATACAACTCTTCGTTACAGTCTAGATAGTATTCTTGCCAATCACTGTGGGGATTAACCACCGTGGTATGTATGACTTTTGGTCTGCGTTGAAATACACAGCCTGGCGACAACGGGTAAAGTTTGCCTTTTTCGTCGGTATAACTCCCATTTCCTCGAATGACATAAACCAAAGAAAAGAAGGGAAATTTAATATTAATATGTTCAGTTTCAATGCCGGGTTTATGTATGTATCCACACCCAATCCAGTTTTGTGACGCCCCCAATGTCCGTGAATAATTCGAAGGAGAATTAACACCAGAGCACTCTTTAGCAATCAGTTCACTCTCAAATAATGCTTCCTTTGCGTAAAACTTATGTGAATTTTTTTCTACCATTAGTGCCATCCATACGAAATATTGTTGTTGCCATTAAGCATATTCAATATACCAGACATGACATTTTATTTCGTGACAATGCTTATATAATAGGTGATAACAAAAGGTGGAGGAGGTTTTATTATGAACCAGTTAACAAAACATAAGTTATTTTACTATAAAAATTCTTATGCCAATAAGCACATCGAATTAACCAATTCGCATATCAATATGGATGGTGACAAGAGTTTTAAGCTCGACGTTGTGCATTTCGGACTAAAGCTTGGCATGGTTATTAAGTCGGTTTGCCTAGCACTCAGTGACCGTGGATTAGAGCTTTACCTCCTTGTCATTCCTTTGGGCCTCATGGCCATGTTTTTATAGGGTTGGTCCCCGTTGAGGACGCGGATAAAGCGTCCTTTTTTTTATTTTTTATCGGGATAGTCTCATCCACATGATTAACGTGCTGTTTTTTTCTGTTGTGCGATGAATACCAGAGCAATTCCGCCCAAAATACACGCGGTAGAAAGCACAATATTAAAAGAGAGTGGTTCTCTTACAATGATGGCGCCTCCAAGCAAAGCTATTGCAGGTACTGAAAGTTGAACAATTGATGCCGTAAGCACGGTGAGTTGCTTTAACGCCATATACCAGATGACATAACCTAGTGCTGAAGTGAAAACGCCAGAGCAGACAGCCAACAAAAGACCAGTTTGAGTAATACTGTCTATATTTAATAGCCATGGCAGCATTAGAAGAGCAATCACCAAACTACCCACAAAACCTTGGGTGGTAGATTGTAGAGGTGCGCCAGACGCTTTTCCTTGAAGGGTAAATATTGCCCAACATACTCCAGACACCGCCATCAATAGAGCCGAGATGAGATCTGGTCTCGTTGCAGAAGGCAAAAGCAAAACCAGAAAACCACTGATGGCAACACCAATGCCTAGCCACTCAAAACCAATAATGTGGTTTCCTCTATAAGTGTAAGCGATCAACATACTTAATTGTACCACCCCAAACAGAATAAGTGCGCCTGTCCCTGTTCCAAGTTTGATGTACGCAAATGAAAAAAACAGCGCGTAGCCAAGCAGCGATATAGACGAAATGAATACGGATTTTTTGTTGATGGGCGGGGCGGATGAGTTGGATTGACGGAAAATAAGCGTAATAACAATGAGAGTTATTGCTCCAGAAAAAATCCGAATTAGTGTGAACGATCCCGCATCGATGTGTTCTTCTAGTAACGCAATACGACATAAAATAGAGTTGGCTGCGAAAGCAAGCATAGCAACAAAGGTAAGGAGTAAGGTTTTCACATTGACCACTTCTTAGCGAATAGTTGCGCCATTGTGGCGTGTTTTTATTACCTAATCTAGTATAAGTCGTACCTTTATATACTGTTTAGGTATATAGCTTAACTTTCTAGTTGGATTTGTAATAGAGATAGCATCTGTTCGGCTTTTACTGGCTTGTAGTAAAAGTACCCTTGAGCGGAATCGCTCCCGAGTTGACGACAAATCTGAGCTTGAGTTTCAGTTTCAACGCCTTCTACAACGATAATGAGATCGAGGATGTGTCCCACGTCTATAATTGCCTTCAAAATCGCTTCATCTTTGCGATCATTCGGTACTTCTGTCACAAATGCCCTATCAATCTTAAGGTAACGGATTGGGAATTTTCGTAGATAACTTAGTGATGAATAGCCAGTGCCAAAATCGTCAATGGATATCGCCGTGCCTGCTTTTTGTAGACGTTTTAACTTAATCATCAAATCGTCGTTCGCGGCAATTAATGTGTGTTCCGTCAACTCAATGCCGAGATCTTTTGGCTGTAAGCCAAACTCGCGCAACGTGTCAAATAAGAAGGAGAAAAAGTGGTTCTGTGTTAATTGTCTACCAGAGACATTGATGTCAACTCGTATGTCTTTAATACCTTGTTGCTTCCATTGCGATATCTGTTTGCAGGCACTTCTGAGCACCCATTCGCCAATCTTAATAATCAGATCTGAACGTTCTGCAATTGGGATGAAAATATCCGGACCTACTGCCTTAATCGTAGGGGTTGGATCCCATCGAATTAATGCTTCACAAGAAATTATTTTATTATTGTTAAGGTCAACTTGAGGCTGATAAACGAGATGAAACTGATCTAAATAAAGTGAATCTCTGAGGTGATTTGAGATCTCTCGTTGGAAGCGGAGAACGTTATGAATAGATTTGTCAAAAAAACGATAGCGATTCCGGCCATCTTCCTTTGCTTGATACATGGCGGCATCTGAATATTTAAGTAACTGATCTGTATCGATACCATCCTTTGGGTATAGGCTGATTCCGATGCTTGCTGTAATGTATATATTCTGTTTAAAAAGCGTAAACGTCTGTTCGAACTCAGACATGAGTTTATGCACCACAATCTCGACGTCACTATTGTTTTGAATATTTGGCAGAACGACTAGAAACTCATCGCCACCAAATCGAGAAAGCGTATCGTACATCCTTAGACGACGCTTGAGTCGCTGAGCAACCTGTATTAATAAGCGGTCCCCAGCATTATGTCCCATAGTATCGTTAATCTCTTTAAATAGGTCGAGATCGATAAACAACACGGCCATTTTCTGATTGAATCGTTTTGCTTCGCTGATTCGGCGAGCGAGTTCTTCCTCAAAATACCTCCGGTTGGGGAGGTCAGTTAAACTGTCTGTGGTTGCTATTCGTTGCAGTTCGAGCTTCGAATTATACTGCTCGGTAAGATCAACATCGACGCAGAACATTTCTGGTTCATCCGATCCTTGTTTAAACATGATGTGGCTTGAGTACACGATTACTTGCTGGCCGTCTTTGCGTCGTAAGCAAAGCTCTCCGGCAGGAATAGCGATGTTGTGGTCGATCCACGCTTTATGGAGGTCAATAACGATCTGTTGCATGGCGTCAGGAATAATGAGATCTTCTAAGGTTTGTCCGAACGCCTCTTCTTTGGAGTATCCATAGATCTCGCAGCTTGCTTCATTCCAATAGATTACCTTCCTGTTTTTGTCATAACCTTGTACTGCCACTTTTGGCATTGACTCTATGAGCCGCAAAAATCGAGATTCATTAGGATCGTATGCGTTCATAGATTGAGTATTCAATGCGGTCCACCTCCGTACAGAGTGCTGTCATAAGGATATTCCAATGATGCCGTTCTACATTTAACTCTATGAAATTATGAGTAAAAAGCAAGTTTTCGACCGAATTCAAACCCGAATGGCATTGGTGTGTTGAGTGAGTGTACATGACCATTCAATTTTTTATGCATCAATATTAGAGAGATAGATTAATAGATCTATTGATAGTGCGACGAGTACGTACGACTAAAGGGTTATATCTCGTTTTTCTAATTTAAGCGGATAAATACGTTCAGTAATTGACCACTAGCACAAATTTAAATTGTGCGCAGGGCTATAGTAAAAGCCTAAAAAAGAGAAAAACAACGAGTGAGAAGCAATAGTAAAGATTTTACAATGGAGCGCACGTTAGAAGAAAAATTTGCCACAATCGTGACGCCGCTTTCGTTTTTACCCAAACATAAGGTAGAACAATATGAGCAATTCGTTAAAGGATATGACCCTGCCACCTGACCTGACCATTAAAAAAGGGTCTGGCCCCGTACGTACTAAATTTCCAATCTATTCAAACTCTCTGCCGCCTTGTAACCATGCATGCCCGACAGGCAGCAACATTCAAAAATGGCTATCCTTAGCGCAAGAAGAACGGTATGAAGAAGCGTTTCAAGAACTGGTACTGAATAACCCGCTTCCCGCGATTCATGGGCGCGTTTGTTATCACCCTTGCGAAACCGCTTGCAACAGAACCGATGTTGATCAACCTGTCAGTATTCATGCTGTCGAGCGCTACTTGGGCGATGTTGCTATTGAGAAAAAATGGCCAGTGCGCTTTGATGCGAAAGCGACGGGGAAAAGGGTATTAGTGGTGGGGGCTGGACCGAGTGGTTTAGCAACAGCGTATCATCTAAAACGATTCGGTCATGATGTCGAAATCCATGAAGCCGGACCGATGGCGGGTGGAATGATGCATTTCGGTATTCCTGCCTACCGCTTACCTCGAGAAGTATTGAATCAAGAAATTGCACGTATTCAAGGAATGGGCATCGATATTGTTCTCAACAGTAAAGTCGACGACCTATTAGCCGCAAAAGTGCAGGGGCGGTTTGATGCGGTATTTTTGGCTATCGGTGCCCATGTCGGTCGTGGTATTGAGATCCCGAGTGATGATCCCGGCGTAGCCATTGATGCCGTTACCTATTTGCGCAATATCGGGATGGGTGATGCGCCGACCTTGGGTAAACGCGTTGCAGTGTATGGTGGAGGTAATACCGCTATGGATGCCGCTCGTACAGCAAAACGAATGGGGGCGGAGGTGATGGTTATCTATCGCCGCAATCGAGAACTCATGCCTGCGCATGATTTTGAATGTGTGGAAGCGATGGAAGAAGGGATAGCGTTTCACTGGCTTCGAACTATCAATAGCATCGATGGTTCAACCTTTACGCTAGAAAAAATGAATATAGTTGATGGACGGCCGAAGCCAACGGGTGAATATGAAACCATACAAGCTGATTCCCTTATTCTTGCCCTTGGACAAAATATCGATACCAAATTGACCCGAAATGTACCGGGTGTTGATCATAAGGATGATGGAACTGTCGTTGTAAATAATCAAATGATGACTGGGTATCCTGGCCTGTTTGCTGGTGGTGATATGGTACCAAGTGATCGCACCGTTACGATTGCCGTAGGACATGGTAAAAAAGCCGCCGCGCATATAAATGGTTTCCTATGTGATAGAGCATATTCCAAAGCATCGAAGCAACCACTGATTAAATATGATCAACTGCATCTCTGGTATAAAACCGATGCCGATAAACGGGAGCAACCTGCCGTAGCACCTGAAATCCGGACCTCATCTTTTGAAGAAGTCGTTGGGGGCTTAACGTTACAAGAAGCCTTGTTTGAAGCCCAACGTTGTTATTCTTGTGGTAACTGCTTTGAGTGTGATGGATGCTTGGGGGCTTGTCCCTATGGTGCGATAACATCAAAAGGTAAGGGTAAAGGGTATACTGTGGATTACGATAAATGCACGGGTTGCGAAGCTTGCTACACCCAATGCCCATGTCATGCGATCGAAATGGTCGCAGCTGAAGTGAAGTAGGAGGCGCTAAATGAGTCATTTTAATCATGTCATGCATACCTGTGATGGTAATGAAGCTACAGCACATATCGCGTATCGCGTTAGTGAAGTTTGTGCCATTTACCCTATAACGCCTTCTTCTACAATGGCTGAATTTGCTGACCAATGGGCAGCAGAAGACAAACGAAATATCTGGGGGAATATCCCTTTAATTGCTGAGATGCAGAGTGAAGGAGGAGCAGCCGGAACGGTACACGGGGCGCTTCAAAGTGGGGCATTAACGACCACATTTACTGCCTCTCAAGGCTTGATGTTGATGCTGCCAAATATGTATAAGATTGCTGGAGAGTTAACGTCCGCGGTCTTCCATGTGGCGGCACGATCGCTGGCAGCACAAGGGTTATCAATATTTGGCGACCACCAAGATATTATGGCGGCTCGTGGTACTGGCTTTGCTTTACTGGCGGCATCTTCGGTACAAGAGGCGCACGATATGGCGCTTGTCGCTCATACAGCGACATTGTCTGCGAGAATACCGTTTATCCATTTTTTCGATGGTTTCCGCACTTCACACGAAGTGAACAAAATAAATCTGATCTCTGATGAAGTAATAAGAGAAATGATCCCGGACGAACTTGTACGAGCACATAGACTTAGAGGACTGAGCCCTGATACACCATTCATTCGCGGTACGGCGCAAAATCCAGATGTCTACTTTCAAGCGAGAGAGACGGTAAACCCGTATTATGCAGCAACACCAAGTATTGTTCAGGGTTGCATGGATAAGCTAGCAGAATTAACTGGCCGACATTACAAACTTATCGAATTCCATGGTGCAGAAGATGCCGAACACGTCGTTATTGCGATGGGGTCGGGGGTTGAGACCCTCACTGAAACAGTCGATTACCTTGTCGTAAAGGGCGAGAAAGTGGGGGTGTTAAAAATACGCCTTTATCGCCCATTGTCGACCGAACACCTTTTAGCTGAATTACCGGATAGCGTAAAATACATTACGGTGCTTGATCGTACGAAAGAGCCGAGTGCAACGGCGGATCCCCTTTATCAAGATATTATTACCGCGTTAATGGAAGACGGAAGTAAATTCGAATCTATGCCAAGAGTATTGGCCGGAAGATATGGTCTCTCGAGCAAAGAATTTACCCCAGCAATGGCAAAAGCGGTGTTTGATAATGTGAAAGGCGAAACTAAGCGGCATTTTACTGTTGGCATTATTGATGATGTAGGTTTGTCACATCTAGAGGTTGATGAAAGCTTTGATATTGAACCGAATGAAGTGGTTCGAGCCATGTTTTATGGCTTGGGTGCCGATGGTACCGTTGGTGCAAACAAGAACACGATAAAGATTATAGGGGACGACCCTGACTATTTTGCACAGGGTTATTTTGTCTATGATTCTAAGAAATCAGGCTCGCAAACTGAATCCCACCTTAGATTTGGTCACCATGAAATTAATAGCCCATATCTGATTCAGTCTGCAAATTTTATTGCTTGTCACCAACAGACCTTTGTCGAAAAAACAGATATGTTGGCTAAGGCGGCATTACATGCCACTTTCTTGCTTAATTCCTCGGTTGATAATGAGTTGGTGTGGGATTCTTTGCCTGCAAGGATGCAAAAACAGTTGATCGATAAACAGATGAAGCTCTATGTGATTGATGGCTATAAAGTGGCGCGTGAAACAGGGATGGGCAACAGAACCAACACCATCATGCAGACCTGCTTTTTTGCCCTCTCCGGCGTGATCGAGAAAGACCAAGCGATAGAGAAAATTAAGAAAGCGATTGAAAAAACGTATTCGAAAAAAGGATCAGCGCTCGTTGAAAAAAACTTCTTAGCGGTGGATCAAGCTCTAGCGAATCTACATCAGATTGATATTCCTAAACAGGTAACTGCAAAAATTGAAGAGATAAAATTTGTCTCTGATAAAGCGCCTGATTTTGTAAAAGAAGTGACCGCGATGATGATGGCAGGCAAGGGTGATTTGATTCCTGTTTCCCAGTTGCCAGTCGATGGCACCTATCCTTCAGGCACAACGCAGTGGGAAAAACGAAACATCGCACAGCGTATCCCTATCTGGGATTTCGATGCGTGTATTCAATGTGGCAATTGCA comes from the Vibrio sp. DW001 genome and includes:
- a CDS encoding DMT family transporter; protein product: MKTLLLTFVAMLAFAANSILCRIALLEEHIDAGSFTLIRIFSGAITLIVITLIFRQSNSSAPPINKKSVFISSISLLGYALFFSFAYIKLGTGTGALILFGVVQLSMLIAYTYRGNHIIGFEWLGIGVAISGFLVLLLPSATRPDLISALLMAVSGVCWAIFTLQGKASGAPLQSTTQGFVGSLVIALLMLPWLLNIDSITQTGLLLAVCSGVFTSALGYVIWYMALKQLTVLTASIVQLSVPAIALLGGAIIVREPLSFNIVLSTACILGGIALVFIAQQKKTAR
- a CDS encoding AraC family transcriptional regulator, with product MVEKNSHKFYAKEALFESELIAKECSGVNSPSNYSRTLGASQNWIGCGYIHKPGIETEHINIKFPFFSLVYVIRGNGSYTDEKGKLYPLSPGCVFQRRPKVIHTTVVNPHSDWQEYYLDCNEELYEHLSGMSLINRDIAVYSNAVCPGIKPDIESLMSQLQNANEEDVFDAYLSFLNIMRTLLTSQDEATIPSDMITESITDFEVRYAVRFDLKAYCADKGWGYEKFRKTFKKHIGVSPKEYLIRKRMDEACRLLRSTKKRISVIAADLGYASQYEFSNQFSKYFNVAPKHYREGI
- the nifJ gene encoding pyruvate:ferredoxin (flavodoxin) oxidoreductase yields the protein MSHFNHVMHTCDGNEATAHIAYRVSEVCAIYPITPSSTMAEFADQWAAEDKRNIWGNIPLIAEMQSEGGAAGTVHGALQSGALTTTFTASQGLMLMLPNMYKIAGELTSAVFHVAARSLAAQGLSIFGDHQDIMAARGTGFALLAASSVQEAHDMALVAHTATLSARIPFIHFFDGFRTSHEVNKINLISDEVIREMIPDELVRAHRLRGLSPDTPFIRGTAQNPDVYFQARETVNPYYAATPSIVQGCMDKLAELTGRHYKLIEFHGAEDAEHVVIAMGSGVETLTETVDYLVVKGEKVGVLKIRLYRPLSTEHLLAELPDSVKYITVLDRTKEPSATADPLYQDIITALMEDGSKFESMPRVLAGRYGLSSKEFTPAMAKAVFDNVKGETKRHFTVGIIDDVGLSHLEVDESFDIEPNEVVRAMFYGLGADGTVGANKNTIKIIGDDPDYFAQGYFVYDSKKSGSQTESHLRFGHHEINSPYLIQSANFIACHQQTFVEKTDMLAKAALHATFLLNSSVDNELVWDSLPARMQKQLIDKQMKLYVIDGYKVARETGMGNRTNTIMQTCFFALSGVIEKDQAIEKIKKAIEKTYSKKGSALVEKNFLAVDQALANLHQIDIPKQVTAKIEEIKFVSDKAPDFVKEVTAMMMAGKGDLIPVSQLPVDGTYPSGTTQWEKRNIAQRIPIWDFDACIQCGNCSIVCPHAAIRAKFYDKSMLDSAPDGFKTAHISARGFPEIRYTLQVYAEDCTGCGLCVDACPAIVSANSNGGETCKAINMELKEPYLEQEISNLAFFEELDYNDRSRVDFSHVRGVQFLQPLFEFSGACSGCGETPYLKLMSQLFGDRLMIANATGCSSIYGGNLPTTPWSVNSDGRGPSWSNSLFEDNAEFGFGFRLAAVKQRELAEQLLLENREHFDPLLVDQLLNAKQLTESEIQAQIKRVNTLKERLEQIDTESARNLTSVAEQLVRRSIWIVGGDGWAYDIDSGGLDHVLASGADVNVLVMDTEVYSNTGGQMSKSTPLGAVAKFASAGKQATKKDLAMQAIAYNNVYVARIALGGDPQQSLLAMREAEMYRGPSIVIAYSHCIAHGINMEDGLRQQQLAVQSGHWPLFRYNPSLREVDVNPFSLDSLRPSISLKEYRMNEDRYRMLQRSDPEMAEKITEEAQQVAHRKWQLYEELATRSTGTIAPHVELTAQK
- a CDS encoding NAD(P)-binding protein, whose product is MSNSLKDMTLPPDLTIKKGSGPVRTKFPIYSNSLPPCNHACPTGSNIQKWLSLAQEERYEEAFQELVLNNPLPAIHGRVCYHPCETACNRTDVDQPVSIHAVERYLGDVAIEKKWPVRFDAKATGKRVLVVGAGPSGLATAYHLKRFGHDVEIHEAGPMAGGMMHFGIPAYRLPREVLNQEIARIQGMGIDIVLNSKVDDLLAAKVQGRFDAVFLAIGAHVGRGIEIPSDDPGVAIDAVTYLRNIGMGDAPTLGKRVAVYGGGNTAMDAARTAKRMGAEVMVIYRRNRELMPAHDFECVEAMEEGIAFHWLRTINSIDGSTFTLEKMNIVDGRPKPTGEYETIQADSLILALGQNIDTKLTRNVPGVDHKDDGTVVVNNQMMTGYPGLFAGGDMVPSDRTVTIAVGHGKKAAAHINGFLCDRAYSKASKQPLIKYDQLHLWYKTDADKREQPAVAPEIRTSSFEEVVGGLTLQEALFEAQRCYSCGNCFECDGCLGACPYGAITSKGKGKGYTVDYDKCTGCEACYTQCPCHAIEMVAAEVK
- a CDS encoding EAL domain-containing protein; amino-acid sequence: MNTQSMNAYDPNESRFLRLIESMPKVAVQGYDKNRKVIYWNEASCEIYGYSKEEAFGQTLEDLIIPDAMQQIVIDLHKAWIDHNIAIPAGELCLRRKDGQQVIVYSSHIMFKQGSDEPEMFCVDVDLTEQYNSKLELQRIATTDSLTDLPNRRYFEEELARRISEAKRFNQKMAVLFIDLDLFKEINDTMGHNAGDRLLIQVAQRLKRRLRMYDTLSRFGGDEFLVVLPNIQNNSDVEIVVHKLMSEFEQTFTLFKQNIYITASIGISLYPKDGIDTDQLLKYSDAAMYQAKEDGRNRYRFFDKSIHNVLRFQREISNHLRDSLYLDQFHLVYQPQVDLNNNKIISCEALIRWDPTPTIKAVGPDIFIPIAERSDLIIKIGEWVLRSACKQISQWKQQGIKDIRVDINVSGRQLTQNHFFSFLFDTLREFGLQPKDLGIELTEHTLIAANDDLMIKLKRLQKAGTAISIDDFGTGYSSLSYLRKFPIRYLKIDRAFVTEVPNDRKDEAILKAIIDVGHILDLIIVVEGVETETQAQICRQLGSDSAQGYFYYKPVKAEQMLSLLQIQLES